A section of the Marinoscillum sp. 108 genome encodes:
- a CDS encoding pitrilysin family protein: MPNRSVAPEATAVARPNLPQPKEIMLGNIPLTVVNLGLQPLVLFEIAVPVGRWEEPSPGLAFYLFKMLTEGTKSKSSEQIAEAFDFFGSHLEVIPTLDGVSIKLYTLNKFFPALLELLVEMLTESVFPEGEFNTLKQIRIEQVRQQHAKNNAFANLKFREMLFGKEHPYGLLMDVEMVEKVTYQDLLHFKNALLTAPRLFISGLVTDEEIGAIEQFFGNVAFHASQPVNNHPLETTRYLEVTREDSTQASIRLGKVMIDRTHPDIHLLKITNELLGGFFGSRLMKNIREKKGLTYGIHSSLVHLQNASYWTISSEILREKTELAHQEILKEISRLKSETPTAEEFKMVVNYMKGKFLNSFDSPFSSHEMIKGLKQAGLTEQYFYNFLDTLDTVQPENLCEMATQYFGEDDLIFLKVV, from the coding sequence ATGCCAAACAGATCAGTAGCCCCTGAAGCAACAGCTGTAGCCAGACCCAACCTGCCGCAGCCTAAAGAAATCATGCTGGGTAATATCCCGCTGACGGTTGTCAATCTGGGATTACAGCCTTTGGTGCTGTTTGAAATAGCTGTGCCAGTAGGCCGATGGGAAGAACCTTCTCCCGGCCTGGCATTTTACCTTTTCAAAATGCTCACTGAGGGCACCAAAAGCAAGTCATCCGAACAAATTGCGGAAGCCTTTGACTTCTTTGGGAGTCACCTGGAAGTCATCCCTACTCTGGATGGGGTCTCAATCAAACTTTACACACTCAATAAGTTCTTTCCTGCACTATTGGAATTGCTGGTGGAGATGCTCACCGAGTCGGTATTTCCGGAGGGCGAATTCAATACCCTCAAGCAAATAAGGATAGAGCAAGTGCGTCAGCAGCACGCCAAAAACAATGCTTTCGCGAACCTGAAGTTTAGGGAAATGCTTTTTGGAAAAGAGCATCCTTACGGACTATTGATGGACGTGGAGATGGTGGAAAAGGTCACTTATCAGGATTTGCTCCATTTCAAAAATGCACTCCTCACGGCTCCACGGCTTTTTATTTCCGGCCTGGTTACCGACGAGGAGATTGGAGCCATTGAGCAATTCTTTGGCAACGTGGCTTTTCATGCCTCTCAGCCGGTGAATAACCATCCCCTGGAAACCACCAGGTATCTGGAAGTGACCCGTGAGGACAGCACACAGGCCAGTATCCGCCTGGGCAAGGTCATGATTGACCGGACTCACCCAGACATTCACTTGCTAAAGATCACCAATGAGCTACTTGGAGGTTTTTTTGGCTCACGCCTGATGAAAAATATTCGGGAGAAAAAAGGGCTGACTTACGGAATTCACTCCAGCCTCGTCCATTTACAAAATGCATCCTACTGGACCATCAGCTCAGAGATTCTCCGTGAGAAAACCGAGTTGGCTCATCAGGAGATCCTCAAAGAAATCAGCCGACTGAAAAGTGAGACACCCACCGCAGAGGAATTCAAAATGGTGGTCAACTACATGAAAGGTAAGTTTCTTAATTCGTTCGATTCCCCTTTTAGCTCACATGAAATGATCAAAGGCCTGAAACAGGCCGGGCTTACCGAGCAATACTTTTACAATTTCCTGGATACGCTGGACACTGTACAACCTGAAAATCTTTGCGAAATGGCCACCCAATATTTTGGTGAGGATGATCTGATCTTTTTGAAAGTGGTCTAA
- the pssA gene encoding CDP-diacylglycerol--serine O-phosphatidyltransferase: protein MKKHIPNFITCLNLVTGALGCITILQGDFHLAIYFVIVSGLFDFMDGFAARILGVQSAIGKELDSLADMISFGLLPALYMVMLIRDQEPTNEYLAFSGLLIVVFSAIRLARFNIDDRQTDHFIGLPTPANTVLITSLTFLPAAFQLSILGLLIFTVVSSLLLVANLPLIALKFKGVSWAANKWKYLLMMVVIGLLAALQDAALPLIIPVYLVISIVGNLSTRSSV, encoded by the coding sequence ATGAAGAAGCACATTCCAAATTTTATCACCTGTCTTAACCTGGTAACAGGAGCCCTCGGATGTATCACCATCCTCCAGGGTGACTTTCATTTGGCCATCTACTTTGTTATTGTGTCCGGGCTTTTTGATTTCATGGATGGGTTTGCCGCCCGGATTTTGGGCGTGCAATCGGCCATAGGCAAGGAGTTGGATTCTCTGGCAGACATGATTTCGTTCGGGTTGCTGCCGGCCCTGTACATGGTCATGCTCATCAGGGATCAGGAACCCACCAATGAGTACCTGGCTTTTTCGGGTCTTCTGATTGTTGTGTTTTCTGCCATTCGCCTGGCTCGTTTCAATATTGATGACCGACAAACCGATCACTTCATAGGGCTCCCGACTCCCGCCAATACCGTACTAATCACCTCGCTCACCTTCTTACCGGCCGCTTTTCAGCTATCTATCTTAGGGTTACTGATCTTCACCGTTGTTTCCAGTTTGTTGCTGGTGGCCAATTTGCCACTCATTGCACTTAAATTTAAAGGGGTGAGTTGGGCTGCCAACAAGTGGAAATACCTCCTGATGATGGTGGTCATAGGTCTGCTGGCCGCGCTGCAGGATGCTGCCCTTCCCCTGATCATCCCTGTGTACCTGGTCATTTCTATTGTTGGGAATTTAAGCACCCGTTCAAGCGTTTAA
- the porV gene encoding type IX secretion system outer membrane channel protein PorV, with translation MSLRIKQAIWTFVGLLPIGVMAQNNSAYISGQDSSRNPITVAVPFVSFAPDSRASAMGDAGVASSPDEYSVQWNNGKLAFIEDDLGFSFSYSPWLGNIVDDMSLNYLTFHTKIDRIQTIGVSLRYFDLGEIQLTDSNGEPLGLENPREAAFDGTYSRKLSENIGVGVTARYIWSNLSGNITGAPDAKAGTSVAIDLGFYYTKELIFNGMNSELSFGAHLSNFGRKITYSNDSNEDFIPTNLRLGTAFKIDMDPYNSVAFLLDFNKLLVPTPPIYEVDSDGNLVTDNNGDPVIAKGEDPNRPLLSGAFGSFTDAPNGFSEEMQEIMISTGLEYRYREVFAIRTGYFYEHQNKGNRKYFTAGIGFKYQVFGIDFSYLVPQENNHPLGNTLRLSFVFSFDTKDEEPTVN, from the coding sequence ATGAGTTTACGTATTAAACAGGCCATTTGGACATTCGTCGGGCTACTTCCGATCGGGGTAATGGCTCAAAATAACTCCGCTTACATCTCGGGACAAGACAGCTCCCGAAACCCTATTACCGTGGCAGTACCATTCGTGAGTTTTGCTCCGGACAGCCGTGCTTCAGCCATGGGAGATGCCGGCGTGGCTTCCTCACCAGATGAATACAGTGTACAGTGGAACAATGGCAAACTCGCTTTCATAGAAGACGATCTTGGATTTTCGTTTTCCTACTCTCCCTGGTTGGGAAACATTGTGGACGACATGTCCCTCAATTACCTGACCTTTCACACGAAGATTGACAGAATTCAGACCATCGGCGTTTCTCTGAGATATTTCGATTTGGGCGAAATCCAATTGACAGACTCTAACGGCGAACCCCTTGGATTGGAAAACCCAAGAGAAGCTGCCTTTGATGGTACCTACAGCCGAAAGCTCTCTGAAAACATCGGTGTGGGGGTAACTGCCCGATACATCTGGTCAAACCTGTCTGGAAACATCACTGGCGCCCCTGACGCCAAAGCTGGCACCAGTGTGGCAATCGACCTGGGTTTTTACTACACCAAAGAACTCATCTTCAACGGCATGAATTCGGAGTTGTCCTTCGGTGCGCATCTGTCTAATTTCGGTAGAAAAATCACCTACAGCAATGACTCTAATGAAGACTTTATCCCTACCAACCTACGTCTGGGAACAGCCTTCAAAATTGATATGGATCCCTACAACAGTGTGGCGTTCCTGTTGGATTTTAATAAACTCCTGGTTCCCACTCCGCCCATCTACGAAGTTGATTCTGATGGTAATCTGGTGACAGATAATAATGGTGACCCGGTAATCGCTAAGGGAGAAGATCCTAACCGACCACTGCTGAGCGGTGCTTTCGGCTCGTTTACAGATGCCCCTAATGGATTCAGTGAAGAAATGCAGGAGATCATGATCTCTACCGGACTGGAGTATCGCTATCGCGAGGTTTTTGCGATCCGCACCGGTTATTTCTATGAGCATCAGAACAAAGGAAATCGAAAATACTTTACCGCCGGTATTGGCTTTAAATACCAGGTTTTCGGAATCGATTTTTCATACCTGGTGCCTCAGGAAAACAATCACCCGCTGGGAAACACACTCAGACTTTCGTTTGTCTTTAGTTTCGATACCAAAGACGAAGAGCCAACGGTGAATTAA
- a CDS encoding ComEA family DNA-binding protein codes for MIRFIRQWIIDTLGFSKSEANGTLVLILVTFLAAVLPKIYLIESRSDKESFTADQESLRQWGEELESFLELKEFKSPEITSPIVEPKSFPFDPNTASLQDLISLGFSEKASTNLINYREHGGSFKVKSDLSKIYGISEERVQALWSKIQLPEVIAPKESKIVPVEKVTESKKRFDINRATAADLQTVRGIGPVLSERIVTFRDKLGGFHSNDQLREVYGLDPEVINKLSHLAIFTGEVRKININTDSLKHLYTHPYIDYNLARAIVSFRKQQGHLDSVSQIKPIKILSDSLYQKIYPYLSPNP; via the coding sequence ATGATCAGATTTATCAGACAGTGGATAATTGACACGCTTGGCTTTTCGAAATCTGAAGCCAATGGCACCCTCGTTTTGATTCTCGTCACCTTTCTGGCAGCCGTACTACCCAAAATCTATCTCATTGAATCGCGATCGGACAAAGAAAGTTTCACTGCTGACCAAGAATCTTTGCGCCAGTGGGGAGAAGAGCTGGAATCCTTTTTGGAGCTGAAAGAATTTAAAAGTCCGGAAATCACCTCCCCTATCGTGGAACCCAAATCCTTCCCCTTTGACCCTAACACGGCCTCCCTACAAGACCTTATCTCCTTGGGGTTTTCCGAAAAAGCCTCCACTAACCTAATCAACTATCGTGAACATGGCGGGTCCTTTAAGGTGAAAAGTGACCTCTCTAAAATATACGGCATCTCAGAAGAGCGTGTGCAGGCGCTGTGGTCGAAAATCCAGCTCCCGGAGGTGATCGCTCCCAAAGAATCGAAAATAGTACCCGTAGAAAAGGTTACTGAAAGTAAGAAAAGGTTCGACATTAACCGCGCAACAGCAGCTGATTTACAGACTGTCCGGGGAATAGGCCCTGTGCTCTCTGAGCGAATCGTCACTTTTCGAGATAAACTCGGTGGATTCCACTCGAACGATCAGCTGCGTGAGGTTTACGGCCTTGACCCGGAGGTCATCAACAAGCTATCGCATCTGGCTATTTTCACCGGAGAGGTGAGAAAAATCAACATTAATACCGATTCGCTCAAACACCTCTACACACATCCCTACATCGATTACAATCTGGCAAGGGCCATTGTAAGTTTCCGCAAGCAGCAGGGACATTTAGATTCTGTCAGTCAGATAAAACCCATAAAGATTCTCAGCGACAGTTTATATCAAAAAATATATCCCTATCTTTCACCTAATCCGTGA
- the porU gene encoding type IX secretion system sortase PorU: protein MRLLITFLTLSIATWSMGQSVLSNGQWHKVGLTKEGIYKLDKNFLVKEVGINAGFDPRTLKIYGTPHGGMLPQANSVERFSDPQQFAIWGVGDQDGRLDDQDYFLFYSEGPDKLMLDSTGAPVYENNLYSDTLYYFMTTGGEPGKRITTAEIPAPTGSVTTSYYDYITHEIDIENQLRSGRQWLGEKFKKNQDVQQSFEYTLSGSADSVEAWVSVAANSEGPCSFDVSVNNNVLGNIPIEAIQNGVYGEKIKYNAINAKTQVSGNKVTLTLTFQPASGVDTSLGFLDFFVMAIKRKINLGDDKEMIIRLAPGSLRTFEISQATNQSQVWDITDPLNARRLNSSIVNSNIQFSNQYAQQTFVAFDGSDFPSLTYFHPIGNQNIKSLAGNEGLIVTHPDFLDAANRLAAFHQSYSGLSVGVVTTSQVYNEFSAGRQDLTAIRDYARYCYLKSGKIKYLLLFGDASYDYKDRLSNNTNFVPVYESHESAHNILSHSSDDYFGFMEEDEGTWYEGERKENSSTTFLVPYQDHTMDIGVGRLPVKTSEEAHDVVDKIIRYKTATQVFGKWRDQIAYFSDDGDRNAHMIQAEQFFQIVDTTAIEYTARKLYLDLYDQSKDLNPSPAQEAFQNTIKDGVFMLNYMGHGNESQLTEENVITLSVIRNLTNRHKLPLFITATCQFGKYDSPILVSGAERLLLNPNGGAIALLTTTRPVYAHTNFPVNQALHENLFKKIDGRHPRLGDIIRLTKNASLSGPINRNFSLLGDPMLTLNYPEHNISFDQMETEQDTLSALEVYRLSGKITSQGALVPGFSGKAIVTLWDIPQEKVTKGQESDPFTYSDQTNSLFRGEITVTDGRFDTEFILPKNISHKFQPGKLTMYAWNENERTDASGASRNFVLGGIADQVSEDNTPPRIKVFINDSTFSPGGTVGTNSLLIANLSDETGINISDNGFNQGITLRINSGDEIVLNEFYTAHTDTYKSGTVLFPLQNLEAGKYTATLKVFDAHNNAAETTVEFKVSEKPIIRLYNAINYPNPVSQAGETTFRFEHDREDEELEVKISLYNMRGELVQESNFQVDSSPRAVDHLTVRASNYQGAPLDKGVYLYRLKVTSTLDDATNEVIKRLIIIN from the coding sequence ATGCGCCTGTTAATCACCTTCCTTACACTGAGTATCGCCACCTGGTCTATGGGCCAAAGTGTACTATCGAATGGCCAATGGCACAAAGTGGGCCTTACCAAAGAAGGCATCTATAAACTCGACAAGAATTTCCTCGTGAAGGAGGTGGGGATCAATGCTGGCTTTGATCCGCGAACCTTAAAAATATATGGAACCCCACATGGTGGGATGCTCCCTCAGGCCAATAGTGTGGAAAGGTTTTCAGACCCCCAGCAATTTGCCATTTGGGGAGTGGGCGATCAGGATGGCCGTCTGGACGATCAGGATTATTTTCTTTTTTACAGCGAAGGACCTGACAAGCTCATGCTGGATAGTACCGGCGCTCCTGTGTATGAAAACAACCTTTACAGCGATACACTTTACTACTTCATGACCACTGGAGGGGAGCCCGGCAAGCGCATCACTACTGCAGAAATCCCTGCCCCCACCGGAAGCGTTACCACTTCCTATTACGATTATATCACTCATGAAATAGATATAGAGAACCAGCTTAGATCCGGACGCCAATGGCTGGGTGAAAAATTTAAGAAGAATCAGGATGTCCAGCAAAGTTTTGAATACACCCTGTCGGGATCAGCGGATTCTGTGGAGGCATGGGTAAGTGTAGCTGCCAACTCCGAAGGCCCCTGCTCCTTTGATGTCAGTGTGAATAACAATGTCTTAGGTAATATCCCGATAGAGGCCATTCAGAATGGTGTATACGGCGAGAAAATCAAATACAATGCTATTAATGCGAAGACACAGGTTTCGGGTAATAAAGTCACGCTGACACTCACCTTTCAACCTGCCTCTGGAGTAGATACTTCTCTTGGCTTCCTGGACTTTTTTGTGATGGCCATCAAGCGAAAAATCAACCTTGGTGATGACAAGGAAATGATCATCAGACTGGCTCCTGGTAGTCTCCGTACTTTTGAAATCAGTCAGGCCACGAACCAATCACAGGTATGGGACATTACCGACCCTCTCAATGCGCGCCGCTTGAACAGCAGCATCGTCAACTCCAACATTCAATTTTCCAACCAGTATGCCCAGCAAACCTTTGTCGCCTTTGATGGGAGCGATTTTCCTTCGCTAACCTATTTCCATCCCATTGGCAACCAAAACATCAAAAGTCTGGCGGGCAATGAGGGGCTTATTGTCACCCATCCTGATTTTCTGGATGCGGCCAACAGACTAGCTGCTTTCCATCAGTCCTACAGTGGCCTCTCTGTGGGAGTAGTCACCACCAGTCAGGTGTACAATGAGTTTTCGGCTGGCCGACAGGACCTCACAGCCATCCGTGATTACGCGAGGTACTGCTACCTCAAAAGCGGGAAAATCAAGTACCTCCTGCTCTTTGGTGACGCATCCTATGACTACAAAGACCGGCTGAGCAATAACACCAATTTTGTACCGGTGTATGAGTCTCACGAATCGGCCCATAACATTTTGAGTCACTCTTCCGACGACTATTTTGGGTTCATGGAAGAAGATGAGGGCACCTGGTACGAAGGTGAGCGAAAAGAAAACTCTTCTACCACCTTCCTAGTCCCATATCAAGACCATACCATGGACATTGGCGTGGGCAGATTGCCGGTAAAAACCTCCGAAGAAGCCCACGATGTGGTCGACAAGATCATCAGGTACAAAACCGCCACTCAAGTGTTTGGAAAGTGGAGAGACCAGATTGCCTATTTCTCTGACGATGGTGATCGCAATGCTCACATGATCCAGGCCGAGCAATTTTTTCAGATTGTAGACACCACCGCCATAGAATACACTGCCCGGAAGCTCTATCTGGACCTGTATGATCAAAGCAAAGACCTTAATCCTTCTCCTGCTCAGGAGGCCTTTCAAAACACCATAAAAGACGGTGTGTTTATGCTCAATTACATGGGGCATGGCAATGAAAGCCAGCTCACCGAAGAGAATGTTATCACACTTTCGGTCATTCGTAACCTTACCAACCGGCACAAACTTCCGCTGTTTATTACAGCCACTTGTCAGTTTGGGAAGTATGACAGCCCCATCCTCGTTTCAGGGGCTGAGCGGCTACTACTCAATCCCAATGGTGGAGCCATCGCACTGCTCACCACCACCAGGCCTGTGTATGCACACACCAATTTTCCTGTCAATCAGGCCTTGCACGAAAACCTTTTTAAGAAAATAGACGGCAGGCATCCGCGACTTGGCGACATCATCCGGCTAACCAAAAACGCCAGCCTGAGCGGCCCCATCAATAGAAATTTTTCCCTCCTCGGAGACCCCATGCTCACCCTCAACTACCCAGAGCACAATATCAGCTTTGACCAGATGGAAACGGAGCAGGATACCCTGAGTGCATTGGAAGTCTATCGGCTCTCCGGGAAAATTACCTCTCAAGGCGCTCTGGTACCTGGCTTTTCAGGTAAGGCCATTGTCACACTCTGGGACATCCCACAGGAAAAAGTCACGAAAGGACAGGAAAGCGATCCCTTTACCTATTCGGACCAAACGAACTCACTATTCAGAGGGGAGATCACTGTGACAGATGGGCGCTTTGATACGGAGTTTATCCTCCCCAAAAACATCTCACACAAATTTCAGCCTGGCAAACTCACCATGTATGCCTGGAACGAAAACGAACGGACGGATGCCTCTGGTGCTTCCAGAAATTTTGTACTGGGCGGCATAGCTGATCAGGTGTCAGAAGACAACACTCCTCCCAGAATTAAAGTCTTCATTAATGACTCTACCTTTTCACCCGGAGGCACTGTGGGCACCAACAGTCTCCTGATCGCCAACCTGTCAGACGAAACAGGGATTAACATTTCCGACAATGGCTTCAATCAGGGAATTACCCTTCGGATCAACAGTGGTGATGAAATCGTGCTCAATGAGTTTTACACCGCGCACACTGACACCTACAAAAGTGGCACTGTCCTTTTTCCGCTTCAAAACCTGGAAGCCGGCAAGTATACAGCCACCCTAAAAGTTTTTGACGCGCACAATAATGCAGCCGAAACCACAGTTGAGTTTAAGGTATCCGAAAAACCAATCATAAGACTGTATAATGCTATTAATTACCCCAATCCAGTGTCACAAGCTGGGGAAACTACTTTCAGATTTGAGCATGATCGGGAAGACGAAGAATTGGAAGTGAAAATATCATTGTATAATATGCGGGGTGAATTGGTACAGGAAAGTAACTTTCAAGTGGATAGCAGTCCAAGAGCAGTGGATCATCTGACCGTCAGAGCCTCCAACTATCAGGGAGCTCCATTGGACAAAGGCGTTTACCTGTATCGACTAAAAGTGACCAGTACGCTGGATGATGCTACCAATGAAGTTATCAAACGCCTAATAATCATTAATTAA
- the hemA gene encoding glutamyl-tRNA reductase, with protein sequence MQRHFKAVGISYKNTPLEVRESVAFDEPQTRRFLVQLKEMLSVDEALVLSTCNRTEIYYFASENLNKEISGLVDVFHGISTTAPSAGYFKPFTHREAVRHLFEVALGLQSMVLGDIQITNQVKKAYQWAADENMAGPFLHRLLHTIFYTNKRVVQETAFHDGTASVASAAASVAEKFMVNYTAPKVAIVGMGEIGQNVAENLKGVNAEITLLNRTFSTAEAKAAELDYLARPFEELDAVLKDAHVIISAVQTPSPIIHAAHLSENSHPKLLIDLSVPRSIAEDVESVSGVLLYNVDQLQERASEALEKRKSAVALVSAIVTESIAEFDNWSQEMEVSPTIKKFKQALEDIRKQELARYTDKVDEAQAKLLDKATKNMIQKVIKLPVLQLKAACKRGEADSMVGLLNDLFNLEKEETKDSE encoded by the coding sequence ATGCAGAGACATTTTAAGGCAGTAGGGATATCTTATAAAAACACTCCGTTGGAGGTGAGAGAGTCCGTGGCTTTTGATGAGCCGCAGACAAGGCGTTTTCTGGTTCAGCTCAAGGAGATGTTGAGTGTGGATGAGGCGTTGGTGCTTTCCACCTGCAATCGAACAGAGATCTACTATTTTGCTTCCGAGAATCTAAACAAAGAAATCAGCGGGTTGGTGGATGTGTTTCATGGTATTTCTACTACCGCACCATCAGCCGGATATTTCAAACCGTTCACTCATCGGGAGGCGGTTCGGCATTTGTTTGAGGTGGCGCTTGGCCTTCAGTCAATGGTCCTAGGGGATATCCAGATCACCAATCAGGTAAAGAAAGCTTATCAGTGGGCGGCTGATGAAAACATGGCGGGTCCATTTTTACATCGCCTGCTCCATACCATATTTTATACGAACAAGCGGGTAGTTCAGGAAACTGCCTTTCACGACGGAACAGCTTCTGTGGCTTCTGCTGCCGCCAGCGTGGCTGAGAAGTTTATGGTCAATTATACCGCTCCCAAAGTGGCCATTGTGGGAATGGGAGAAATCGGTCAGAATGTGGCTGAAAACCTCAAAGGGGTGAATGCGGAGATCACGCTCCTGAACCGGACTTTCTCTACAGCAGAGGCTAAGGCTGCTGAGCTGGATTATCTGGCCAGGCCGTTTGAAGAGTTGGACGCGGTGTTAAAAGACGCGCACGTGATCATCAGTGCGGTGCAGACTCCCAGTCCAATTATCCATGCAGCGCACCTCTCAGAAAACTCTCATCCCAAATTGCTGATAGATCTTTCGGTACCCAGAAGTATTGCCGAGGATGTGGAATCCGTATCCGGTGTGCTGCTCTACAACGTGGATCAGCTTCAGGAGCGAGCCTCAGAAGCTCTTGAGAAGCGAAAATCTGCAGTAGCTCTGGTGAGCGCCATTGTCACTGAGAGTATCGCTGAGTTTGACAACTGGTCACAGGAGATGGAAGTATCTCCTACCATCAAGAAATTCAAGCAGGCTCTGGAGGACATCAGAAAGCAAGAGCTGGCCAGATATACTGACAAGGTAGATGAGGCACAGGCCAAGCTTCTCGATAAAGCCACCAAGAACATGATCCAGAAAGTGATCAAGCTCCCGGTGTTGCAACTAAAAGCGGCTTGCAAACGGGGTGAAGCTGATTCTATGGTGGGGCTCCTCAATGATCTTTTCAATCTCGAAAAGGAAGAAACCAAAGATTCCGAGTAG
- a CDS encoding WG repeat-containing protein, which yields MRKSYVFLALFFSGLAGFAGELRIITSGGLQGVANDQGQVVVPAIYEKLGWSNGQSDITSESIGYFENGKWGLINIKTTKLTNARYTTLEPFNDLLFEAGIAGKFTNIIFRGLIDSKSQVHLDFKYYTIDDLGDHRLLVSEYVTGGELRFGVYTDQNERLIAPEYASIDREGNYILARNKARKARIYNLNGQVVLPVWVDEVKPTSEGLVVINEGYQGFLDHHGKLIHELTYKSVEDLVKFPRWEVKKLNGAEQRFFLCDSLSYDYETDLLIAHVNNAEHMLGASETLFQDQQHGLKYISNGFLVTRNKYLQTWGIYKTDGREVAIGFDSVAVDADYFYAKSGASWDVYNLFGRKINDRPFQQVRSSQERHVPVRKNDYWGWVDFQGEQLINYHFEDVIPTTNPGHFMAKNYGRWGVSGFDDEWLIMPQYDSVYAYQSFYLAERGFATHVYSLGGKLLYELPYTLMPGDFLAVQDSASVGAVTDQGYYIYPEYDEVSRHGEFFELRKGTITGLISGTGRVLLGPKDAVEDVLSYSEGYFHIIKDGKHGFVDENGKLRIANRYDSAQYYHEGLAPVKLLGKWGFVDPAENLVIQPFYRYSSVFDHGLAVIQSGEHFGIINQEGEEVIAPVWKYIERLTTGNYRITDWDMKMGLVDANGKFIVRPNYGSIEDTDQALIIAGRSGKKGVLDYSGFTKVPFDYQQIQIVGDYLLLRK from the coding sequence ATGCGTAAATCCTACGTTTTTTTGGCTCTGTTTTTTTCTGGCTTGGCTGGTTTTGCGGGCGAGTTGCGCATCATCACATCTGGTGGTTTGCAGGGTGTGGCCAATGATCAGGGTCAGGTGGTAGTGCCAGCAATCTATGAGAAGCTGGGCTGGTCCAATGGGCAAAGTGATATCACGAGCGAGTCTATCGGATATTTTGAAAATGGGAAGTGGGGACTCATCAATATTAAGACTACCAAGCTCACCAATGCCAGATACACCACGCTGGAGCCTTTTAATGATTTGCTTTTCGAGGCAGGGATAGCCGGAAAATTCACCAATATTATTTTCCGTGGGTTGATTGACAGCAAGTCCCAAGTGCATCTCGATTTCAAGTACTACACCATTGATGATTTGGGAGATCACCGGCTACTCGTGTCAGAGTACGTCACCGGAGGTGAGTTGCGCTTTGGCGTGTATACAGATCAAAATGAAAGATTGATTGCCCCGGAGTATGCTTCCATAGATCGGGAAGGGAATTACATTTTGGCGAGAAACAAGGCCCGTAAAGCGAGAATCTATAACCTGAACGGTCAGGTGGTACTGCCCGTATGGGTGGATGAGGTAAAGCCCACCTCGGAGGGCCTGGTGGTTATCAATGAGGGGTATCAGGGTTTTCTTGATCATCACGGCAAGTTGATCCATGAGCTTACTTACAAGTCAGTTGAGGATTTGGTGAAGTTTCCCCGCTGGGAAGTGAAAAAGCTGAATGGCGCTGAGCAACGATTTTTTCTCTGTGATTCTTTGAGTTACGATTATGAAACGGACTTACTTATCGCCCATGTGAACAATGCCGAACACATGCTGGGTGCTAGCGAGACACTCTTTCAGGATCAGCAACATGGCCTAAAGTACATCAGCAACGGTTTCTTGGTGACACGCAATAAGTACCTCCAGACCTGGGGGATTTACAAGACAGATGGTCGTGAAGTGGCCATAGGGTTTGATTCAGTCGCTGTGGATGCTGATTATTTTTATGCAAAATCAGGGGCTAGCTGGGATGTGTACAATCTTTTTGGCAGGAAGATCAATGACCGACCTTTTCAGCAGGTGAGGAGCTCTCAGGAGCGCCATGTGCCGGTCAGGAAAAATGATTATTGGGGCTGGGTAGATTTTCAGGGTGAGCAGCTCATTAATTATCACTTTGAGGATGTTATACCCACCACTAATCCGGGCCATTTTATGGCTAAAAACTATGGCAGATGGGGCGTGAGTGGCTTTGACGATGAGTGGCTGATCATGCCTCAGTATGACAGTGTTTATGCCTATCAATCGTTCTATTTGGCCGAAAGAGGCTTTGCCACTCATGTGTATAGCCTGGGTGGGAAGTTGTTGTATGAGTTGCCATATACACTGATGCCGGGAGATTTTCTGGCTGTGCAGGACTCTGCCAGTGTGGGAGCTGTGACTGATCAGGGGTACTATATTTATCCCGAATATGATGAGGTGAGTCGGCATGGTGAGTTTTTTGAATTGAGAAAAGGTACCATCACGGGGCTCATTTCCGGGACGGGGCGGGTGCTCTTAGGCCCAAAAGATGCGGTGGAGGATGTGCTTTCTTATTCAGAAGGGTACTTCCATATCATCAAGGATGGGAAGCACGGTTTTGTAGATGAGAACGGAAAACTCAGGATTGCTAACCGGTATGACTCGGCGCAATATTATCATGAAGGGCTGGCCCCGGTAAAATTGCTGGGGAAATGGGGTTTTGTAGACCCCGCCGAGAACTTGGTCATTCAGCCGTTTTACAGATACTCCAGCGTGTTTGATCATGGTCTGGCTGTGATTCAGTCGGGTGAGCATTTTGGAATTATCAATCAGGAAGGGGAAGAAGTGATAGCCCCTGTATGGAAGTACATCGAGCGCCTCACCACTGGCAATTACAGGATCACAGACTGGGATATGAAAATGGGTCTGGTTGATGCCAATGGTAAATTTATTGTACGTCCCAATTATGGGTCCATAGAAGATACCGATCAGGCACTCATCATAGCCGGCCGATCTGGTAAAAAAGGAGTCCTGGACTACTCAGGGTTTACTAAAGTACCGTTCGACTACCAACAGATACAGATTGTTGGAGATTACTTGTTATTGAGGAAATAA